In Paenibacillus sp. FSL M7-0420, a single genomic region encodes these proteins:
- a CDS encoding SDR family oxidoreductase, which translates to MSHLHKISIVTGGANGIGRCITQELLKAGAVVACIDTDLAAGRWLEAKYGRERLFFYQGDIAEQSVLDDFTAQVISRYGQVDYLINNACISRKGLQSECSYEDFEYVQRIGVTAPYYLTLRLKPHFTQGASIVNISSSRERMSQPDTESYTAAKGGIGALTHALSVSLSGKVRVNAISPGWIDTTAYHGTEESAEPIHTEPDRLQHPAGRVGTPADIAGMVLFLCSESAGFITGENMTIDGGMGKQMIYHGDEGWTYHPGGQS; encoded by the coding sequence ATGAGCCATCTTCATAAAATATCAATTGTCACAGGAGGCGCAAACGGAATTGGACGCTGCATCACCCAGGAATTACTGAAGGCTGGAGCAGTGGTTGCCTGCATCGACACAGATCTTGCCGCCGGACGCTGGCTGGAGGCCAAGTATGGAAGAGAGCGGCTGTTCTTTTATCAGGGAGACATTGCGGAGCAGTCCGTGCTGGACGATTTCACCGCACAGGTAATCAGCCGCTACGGACAGGTGGATTACCTGATTAACAATGCCTGTATCAGCCGTAAAGGGCTGCAATCAGAATGCAGCTATGAGGATTTTGAGTATGTGCAGCGGATCGGAGTGACAGCGCCTTATTATCTGACGCTGCGGCTTAAGCCGCATTTTACCCAAGGAGCCTCTATTGTGAATATCTCCTCCAGCCGGGAGCGGATGTCACAGCCGGATACCGAGAGCTATACTGCAGCCAAAGGCGGGATCGGTGCATTGACTCATGCCCTTAGTGTAAGTCTTAGCGGTAAAGTGCGGGTTAATGCAATCAGCCCGGGTTGGATTGATACCACCGCTTATCACGGTACAGAGGAATCGGCGGAGCCGATTCATACAGAGCCGGATCGGCTGCAGCATCCTGCGGGACGGGTAGGAACTCCGGCGGATATCGCAGGCATGGTGCTGTTCCTGTGCAGTGAGTCTGCGGGATTCATAACGGGCGAGAATATGACAATCGATGGCGGGATGGGCAAGCAGATGATTTACCACGGAGACGAGGGCTGGACCTACCACCCTGGAGGGCAATCATGA
- a CDS encoding AlkZ-related protein, which produces MKLPVIKNAGELAALVREIGYLPLFRCEIAGFSLEECTPAGYWFVKDVIGPWEWREEIAAGGEIAYAKLFNKKAGFISREWYPDFANYRRDGYDFDARYDDGLASMASKRIMDVLLEHEAGLLSTDLKGLSGFAAKGAKGFDTAMTLLQMQTYITASKFEYKQDKHGRPYGWGIGRYAVSEHVFGADWVTSQYSVQPGASRERIVEHTARLFPEAGAKQMEKVLK; this is translated from the coding sequence ATGAAGCTGCCTGTAATTAAAAATGCTGGGGAACTGGCCGCGCTGGTGCGGGAGATCGGTTATCTGCCCTTGTTCCGCTGTGAGATCGCAGGCTTCTCTCTGGAGGAATGCACACCTGCGGGCTACTGGTTCGTGAAGGATGTCATCGGGCCGTGGGAATGGCGCGAGGAGATTGCGGCCGGGGGCGAGATCGCTTATGCGAAGCTTTTTAACAAGAAGGCCGGGTTCATCAGCAGAGAATGGTACCCGGACTTCGCCAATTACCGCCGGGACGGTTATGATTTCGATGCCAGATATGATGACGGACTGGCCTCCATGGCCAGCAAACGAATCATGGATGTGCTGCTGGAGCATGAGGCGGGGCTGCTGTCCACTGATCTTAAAGGGCTGTCCGGCTTCGCGGCCAAAGGTGCGAAAGGCTTCGACACAGCCATGACGCTGCTCCAGATGCAGACCTACATTACAGCCAGCAAATTCGAGTATAAGCAGGACAAGCATGGCCGTCCCTACGGCTGGGGAATCGGACGTTATGCCGTGAGCGAGCATGTATTCGGAGCAGACTGGGTGACATCGCAGTACAGTGTTCAGCCTGGGGCATCCAGGGAGCGGATCGTGGAGCATACGGCCAGGCTGTTCCCGGAGGCAGGGGCGAAGCAGATGGAGAAGGTTCTAAAGTAA
- a CDS encoding helix-turn-helix domain-containing protein, whose translation MAIILRLDRVMADRKISLNELADKVGISNVNLSNIKTGKISAIRFSTLDAICNVLDCQPGDILEFRREE comes from the coding sequence ATGGCTATTATTTTGAGGCTAGACCGTGTAATGGCGGACCGTAAGATATCCCTGAACGAACTCGCGGATAAGGTGGGCATATCAAATGTGAATCTCTCAAACATTAAAACGGGTAAGATTAGCGCCATTCGCTTCTCTACACTTGATGCGATTTGTAATGTGCTCGATTGCCAGCCAGGTGATATTTTAGAGTTTCGGAGGGAAGAATAG
- a CDS encoding CPBP family intramembrane glutamic endopeptidase: protein MTVSMMVSSLIQLILFSFIPLVCWLIFARKKQSFWSWIGLKAPEIKKKNLFFILFFSGLLLFLSLGWVIMLFFTNGSDVAASQFDGVGVAGIAAALFYAFVQTGLSEEIVFRGFIGKRLISAVGFTAGNSVQAALFGCLHGAMFFSHAGCLNALIITLFTAVIGWFMGDINEKLAGGSIVPSWIMHGLANLFTAMMMMFNLF, encoded by the coding sequence ATGACTGTTTCAATGATGGTGTCATCCCTTATACAATTAATCCTATTTAGCTTTATACCTCTGGTTTGTTGGTTAATATTCGCAAGAAAGAAGCAGTCTTTTTGGAGCTGGATCGGCTTAAAAGCTCCTGAAATAAAAAAGAAAAATCTATTTTTCATCCTGTTTTTCTCAGGGCTCCTTTTGTTCTTGTCGCTTGGATGGGTAATCATGTTGTTTTTTACCAATGGATCCGACGTTGCTGCATCACAATTTGATGGCGTAGGCGTTGCAGGTATAGCGGCTGCTTTATTCTATGCTTTTGTACAAACTGGTTTGTCTGAAGAGATAGTATTCCGGGGGTTTATCGGAAAAAGGTTGATTTCTGCGGTTGGATTTACGGCAGGGAACTCGGTTCAGGCGGCATTGTTCGGCTGTTTGCACGGAGCTATGTTTTTTTCACATGCCGGATGTTTAAATGCCTTAATCATCACACTATTCACTGCTGTAATTGGCTGGTTTATGGGTGACATAAACGAGAAACTAGCAGGAGGATCGATTGTTCCAAGCTGGATTATGCATGGATTGGCCAATTTATTTACGGCGATGATGATGATGTTTAACTTGTTTTAG
- a CDS encoding TetR/AcrR family transcriptional regulator, with translation MKKQPQITEKTRQRFIEVFCELYSQKPVEKISIQEIANRSGYNRSTFYQYFTDIYELLDAVENNLLHDIKAELAGKELSVHSVQDALSCLDKKEHLLALHALLGDYGSPHFLARLKKEIPMEQFLSLPQNHSLTPYFIEFYLTTTLSLFHLWLQRDKDIPPEEFIQLAENLYSSGITAYTTKTS, from the coding sequence ATGAAGAAGCAGCCCCAAATCACGGAGAAAACAAGACAAAGGTTTATAGAAGTTTTTTGTGAGCTATACAGCCAAAAGCCGGTTGAGAAAATTTCCATTCAGGAAATCGCCAACCGGTCAGGGTATAACCGCAGTACCTTTTATCAATACTTTACTGACATTTACGAATTGCTGGATGCTGTGGAAAATAACTTGCTCCATGACATCAAAGCAGAATTAGCCGGTAAAGAGCTGTCGGTGCATTCGGTTCAGGATGCGCTGTCTTGTCTGGACAAAAAAGAACATCTCCTGGCGCTCCATGCCCTTCTGGGTGATTATGGAAGCCCGCATTTCTTAGCACGCTTGAAAAAAGAAATTCCCATGGAGCAATTCCTAAGCCTTCCGCAAAACCACTCCTTAACGCCGTACTTCATTGAGTTCTATCTGACGACGACCCTTTCTTTATTTCATCTTTGGCTCCAAAGAGATAAGGATATACCCCCAGAAGAATTCATCCAGTTAGCGGAGAATTTATATTCAAGCGGAATTACAGCTTATACTACTAAAACAAGTTAA
- a CDS encoding ketopantoate reductase family protein — MSAVKQDRILIFGAGVIGSIYAMKFMEAGFDVSLFARSDRFRALQEKGLQYNDKGTVRTIPVKVMDTLENDDIYDFIFVTVRYDRAESALLALKDNQSPNIVTMTNSSIGFSSWRRIVGDRLLPAFPGFGGQIKDGVLYARFMPKLLVATTFGEMNGAVTQRIVKLSQVFQAAKLPYAIKKDMQAYLITHSVSDIALLGGLYSGHRMTAPVTPGTRQTARQITVTLKAYLKAIRKAGVAVDPPFFKIVPKLPSLMLDLLFIAWLRTNMVKDMLLPDYANAANQEVVQLENDLTKFLTMQNG, encoded by the coding sequence ATGTCAGCAGTAAAGCAAGACAGAATTCTAATTTTCGGCGCAGGTGTCATCGGAAGCATCTATGCAATGAAGTTTATGGAAGCCGGGTTTGACGTTAGCCTGTTTGCACGTTCGGACAGATTCAGAGCCTTACAAGAAAAAGGTCTGCAATATAATGACAAAGGTACAGTCAGAACGATTCCGGTGAAGGTCATGGATACGCTCGAAAATGACGATATATACGATTTTATTTTCGTTACCGTCCGTTATGACCGGGCCGAGTCAGCGTTGCTCGCGCTTAAGGATAATCAAAGCCCGAATATTGTTACGATGACCAATAGCTCCATTGGATTTTCTTCGTGGCGGAGGATTGTCGGGGATCGGCTCCTGCCGGCTTTTCCCGGCTTCGGCGGACAGATCAAAGATGGGGTCCTGTACGCCCGGTTCATGCCCAAGCTTCTAGTGGCTACCACCTTTGGAGAAATGAACGGCGCAGTGACGCAGCGCATCGTAAAGCTCTCACAAGTATTTCAAGCCGCCAAGCTTCCCTACGCTATAAAAAAGGATATGCAGGCGTATCTCATCACACATTCTGTATCAGACATTGCGCTGCTAGGCGGTTTGTATTCCGGGCATCGGATGACTGCCCCTGTAACACCCGGAACCAGACAGACGGCACGCCAAATAACAGTTACTTTAAAAGCGTATCTAAAGGCAATCCGCAAAGCAGGTGTTGCTGTTGATCCGCCTTTCTTTAAAATAGTCCCTAAACTCCCAAGCCTCATGCTTGATCTTCTCTTCATTGCATGGCTGCGCACGAACATGGTTAAGGATATGCTGCTGCCGGATTATGCGAATGCTGCGAATCAGGAGGTTGTGCAGCTAGAGAATGATCTAACGAAATTTTTAACTATGCAGAACGGCTGA
- a CDS encoding citrate transporter: MDVANVVIGFIMVLSFFGLVWYCVKGYNLMVGFFVMSVLWTSIALIGNSIHPTSVMEGKTFIDVLTNVFQTGPENYGKAILVNIFFGAFFGRVLIDTGIAATLIRKVVELGGDKPRITMSLLCIVTAVIFTSMTGIGPVISIAVIVLPIMLSLGIPSPIALFSFMGSIMAGIFGNIVNFKQYQAIFATANESYASYDYNTYFKFGMIAMAVSLIVVLVVSNVMMNRKLSRAWAATPDSGATVDAPAISWISIILPVVGVVVLKVPIIFGFIFAALFALLTCGKLKGGFASVCRMLSKQFADGAIDVAPMIGFLLTLSMFNNAATYASPYFKTLLDGAMPQTALLLCIVFAILTPLGFFRGPMNLVGSGSAILAVVVATAAWPVQFLYPLFAITTVAPQHLDVTQSWVAWGFGYTKVPAKEYMKMSIPTGWIIGIILCAVVFFMYGNLV, from the coding sequence GTGGATGTGGCTAATGTTGTAATCGGTTTCATTATGGTCTTATCGTTTTTTGGATTGGTGTGGTATTGCGTCAAGGGGTATAACCTCATGGTTGGCTTCTTCGTCATGTCGGTGCTGTGGACCTCGATTGCCCTGATCGGAAATAGCATTCATCCTACCTCCGTGATGGAGGGCAAGACTTTCATTGATGTCCTTACCAACGTATTCCAGACAGGGCCGGAGAATTACGGGAAGGCGATCCTGGTTAATATTTTCTTCGGCGCCTTCTTCGGAAGAGTCCTGATCGACACCGGGATTGCCGCTACTCTGATTCGTAAGGTTGTAGAGCTTGGGGGAGACAAACCCAGAATCACCATGTCTCTGCTGTGTATCGTTACCGCTGTAATCTTCACATCCATGACCGGTATCGGCCCGGTAATCTCCATTGCGGTCATCGTGCTGCCGATCATGCTGTCGCTCGGGATTCCTTCACCGATTGCCCTGTTCTCTTTCATGGGCTCAATCATGGCGGGGATCTTCGGGAACATTGTGAACTTTAAGCAATATCAGGCGATATTTGCCACAGCCAATGAGAGTTATGCCAGCTACGACTACAATACATATTTCAAATTTGGCATGATTGCGATGGCTGTATCCTTGATCGTGGTTCTGGTGGTATCTAATGTGATGATGAACCGGAAGCTCTCCCGGGCCTGGGCGGCCACACCGGATAGCGGAGCTACTGTAGATGCACCTGCTATCTCCTGGATCTCGATCATTCTGCCAGTAGTAGGTGTGGTGGTGCTCAAGGTTCCGATCATTTTTGGATTTATCTTCGCCGCCTTGTTCGCACTGTTGACCTGCGGCAAGCTGAAGGGCGGTTTTGCAAGCGTTTGCAGAATGCTGTCGAAGCAGTTCGCGGACGGAGCCATAGATGTAGCGCCGATGATCGGGTTCCTGCTCACGCTGTCCATGTTCAACAATGCGGCCACCTATGCTTCCCCTTATTTCAAAACCCTGCTGGACGGCGCGATGCCCCAGACCGCGCTGCTCTTATGTATTGTATTTGCAATCCTGACACCGCTAGGCTTCTTCCGCGGCCCGATGAACCTTGTCGGTTCGGGTTCGGCCATCCTGGCCGTCGTGGTGGCAACCGCAGCCTGGCCGGTACAATTCCTCTATCCGCTGTTCGCCATTACTACAGTAGCACCGCAGCATTTGGACGTTACACAGTCCTGGGTTGCCTGGGGCTTCGGCTATACGAAGGTTCCGGCCAAGGAATATATGAAGATGTCGATTCCTACCGGCTGGATCATCGGGATTATTCTCTGCGCGGTTGTGTTCTTCATGTACGGCAATCTGGTGTAG
- a CDS encoding hydantoinase/oxoprolinase family protein gives MSTMVRMGIDVGGTHTKAVAIDNATHEIIGKSSVKTTHDHATGVAAGVVKCFMNCLEENNIRPEDVVFVAHSTTQATNALIEGDIAQVGIIGLAKGGLEGWLAKRQTRLQNIDLGNGKEIKIYNSFLNVKKMSEASVLTVIDELKQQGAQVIVPSMAFGVDNGRPEELVYIEAEKKGMPTTMASDITKLYGLTRRTRTAAINASILPKMLDTANSTEKSVREAGVHVPLMIMRGDGGVMEISEMKKRPVLTMLSGPAASVMGSLMYLRASNGVYFEVGGTTTNIGVIKNGRPAIDYSIVGGHPTYVNSLDVRVLGVAGGSMIRANKSGVVDVGPRSAHIGGLDYSVFTDPDQIKGAQVEFFSPKPGDPADYVAIRLENGERVTITNSCAANVLGLVKPEHFSYGNVEAARRAIQALADYCGTTVEDIAKQIMEKAYAKIEPIILALAEKYKLEKDQISLVGVGGGAASLIVYFSEKMGLKYSIPENAEVISSIGVALSMVRDVVERIIPSPSKEVIAALKMEALNKAIQSGATPESIEIHIDIDPQTSKVTAIATGSTEVKTTELLKECDETELRELAAQDMRIPVERTELLQKTRYVSIFGEKMDKAGEAGAVRILDTKGFIKVQRGRAMALKTTAGDYLSAVKQLWEAMAVYQTELITRPDFYLCIGARVMDFTASDFEQLELLMDIEVSTFEPDTEVIVVAANIKQS, from the coding sequence ATGAGTACAATGGTTAGAATGGGGATCGATGTAGGGGGAACACATACCAAGGCAGTTGCGATTGACAACGCCACACATGAGATTATCGGGAAATCATCCGTGAAGACGACGCATGATCATGCCACAGGCGTAGCCGCAGGCGTGGTGAAATGCTTCATGAATTGCCTGGAGGAGAATAATATCCGTCCGGAGGATGTAGTGTTCGTGGCCCACAGTACCACGCAGGCAACGAATGCGCTGATCGAGGGCGATATTGCCCAGGTGGGCATCATTGGCCTGGCGAAGGGCGGTCTGGAAGGCTGGCTCGCCAAGCGTCAGACCCGGCTTCAGAATATTGACCTGGGCAACGGCAAGGAGATCAAGATCTACAATAGCTTTCTTAATGTTAAAAAAATGTCTGAAGCTTCCGTGCTGACGGTCATCGATGAATTGAAGCAGCAGGGGGCGCAGGTGATTGTGCCTTCGATGGCTTTTGGCGTAGATAACGGGCGGCCCGAGGAACTGGTCTATATAGAAGCAGAGAAAAAAGGCATGCCGACCACCATGGCCTCCGACATCACCAAATTATACGGGCTGACCCGCAGAACGCGGACGGCGGCGATTAATGCAAGCATTCTGCCGAAGATGCTGGATACCGCCAATTCCACAGAGAAGTCTGTGCGGGAGGCCGGGGTCCATGTTCCGCTGATGATTATGAGAGGCGACGGCGGCGTCATGGAGATCAGTGAGATGAAGAAACGGCCTGTGCTGACGATGCTGTCGGGACCGGCGGCTTCAGTCATGGGCTCACTGATGTATCTGAGAGCGTCGAACGGGGTGTACTTCGAGGTCGGCGGCACGACTACCAATATCGGTGTGATCAAAAACGGCCGCCCGGCCATCGACTATTCCATCGTCGGCGGTCATCCGACCTATGTCAATTCCCTGGATGTACGGGTGCTTGGCGTGGCCGGCGGGTCCATGATCCGGGCGAACAAGAGCGGAGTGGTCGATGTCGGACCAAGATCGGCGCATATCGGCGGACTGGATTATTCGGTATTCACCGATCCGGATCAGATCAAGGGAGCACAGGTCGAATTCTTTTCTCCGAAGCCGGGTGATCCTGCTGATTATGTGGCCATCCGGCTGGAGAACGGGGAGCGGGTGACGATCACGAACTCCTGCGCGGCGAATGTGCTGGGACTGGTGAAGCCGGAGCATTTCTCCTACGGGAATGTGGAAGCGGCCAGAAGGGCGATACAGGCACTGGCGGATTATTGCGGAACGACGGTAGAGGATATCGCCAAGCAGATTATGGAGAAGGCCTATGCCAAGATCGAGCCGATCATTCTGGCGCTGGCTGAGAAATACAAGCTGGAGAAGGATCAGATCTCTCTCGTCGGCGTGGGCGGCGGAGCGGCTTCGCTGATTGTCTATTTTTCGGAGAAAATGGGCCTGAAATACAGCATCCCCGAGAATGCCGAGGTGATCTCTTCGATAGGTGTAGCCCTGTCGATGGTCCGGGATGTGGTGGAGCGGATTATTCCGTCCCCGTCCAAGGAAGTGATTGCCGCCCTGAAGATGGAAGCCTTGAACAAGGCCATCCAGAGCGGAGCGACACCGGAGAGCATCGAGATTCATATCGATATTGACCCGCAGACTTCCAAGGTGACAGCGATCGCTACCGGTTCCACGGAAGTGAAGACGACCGAGCTGCTGAAGGAATGTGACGAAACGGAGCTGCGGGAGCTGGCTGCCCAGGATATGCGCATCCCTGTAGAGCGGACGGAGCTGCTGCAGAAGACTAGATATGTCAGTATTTTCGGCGAGAAAATGGATAAAGCCGGTGAAGCCGGGGCAGTCCGTATCCTGGATACCAAAGGCTTCATCAAAGTGCAGAGAGGCCGGGCTATGGCGTTGAAGACAACAGCCGGGGACTATCTGAGCGCAGTGAAGCAGTTGTGGGAGGCAATGGCTGTGTATCAGACGGAGCTGATTACAAGACCTGACTTTTACTTGTGTATCGGCGCACGTGTGATGGACTTTACAGCCTCTGACTTCGAACAGCTAGAGCTGCTGATGGACATCGAGGTATCCACGTTCGAGCCGGACACGGAGGTTATTGTCGTGGCGGCCAATATCAAGCAGAGTTAA
- a CDS encoding GntR family transcriptional regulator — protein MNNSNSLNDVTYNRIKEDIMNMTLEPGMDVSVQKLSERYGVSRTPVREAVVRLQQSGLVEIYPQRKTVVSKIDLQRVREEWFIRTSLESAVIDEFIRKCSELVADTMQELINKQKKYMDKKYFREFYIKDNRFHQLIFQTAGEELSWFTIEEVASHYNRIRLLYGKMEGVQPSDIDKHVKMVAATRKRDVEGMRKVVMEHSNTLLDRVQSMSKQYPQFF, from the coding sequence ATGAATAACAGTAATTCACTGAATGATGTAACTTATAATAGAATAAAAGAAGACATCATGAATATGACGCTCGAGCCGGGAATGGATGTCAGTGTGCAGAAGCTGTCTGAACGCTATGGCGTCAGCCGGACGCCGGTGCGGGAAGCTGTCGTCCGCCTTCAACAGTCAGGACTGGTGGAAATATATCCTCAGCGCAAAACGGTAGTCTCGAAGATCGATCTGCAACGGGTACGTGAGGAGTGGTTCATCCGCACCTCGCTGGAATCTGCGGTGATCGATGAGTTCATCCGCAAGTGCAGCGAGCTGGTAGCAGATACGATGCAGGAATTGATTAATAAGCAGAAGAAATACATGGACAAGAAATATTTCAGAGAGTTCTATATTAAGGACAACCGGTTCCATCAGCTGATCTTCCAGACGGCCGGAGAAGAATTGTCCTGGTTCACCATCGAAGAGGTAGCTTCCCATTATAACCGTATCCGTCTGCTCTACGGGAAGATGGAGGGGGTCCAGCCATCCGATATCGATAAGCATGTGAAGATGGTGGCGGCTACCCGCAAGCGGGATGTGGAAGGAATGCGCAAGGTCGTGATGGAGCATTCCAATACGCTGCTGGACCGGGTCCAGAGCATGTCGAAGCAATACCCGCAATTCTTCTAA
- a CDS encoding DUF2812 domain-containing protein, producing the protein MRTVFRPFWSYDLPGTEAWLADMAGRGWRLEEWSLLLRRFTFRQAEPALLTYQLAYHSSKHSSMSPYLSAEGWSRRLQQGKWSLYENDRSPSQISAYPSRKDVLRRNRIISYLFMGILVYLLLIALIPLLVLGLTFNQDTPVRIQPSPMWAVTWTAAAGALALLVLAIYSMVKLRAASKVFLLDHQELKQPSRPQKPAGTTMARMKLGWMYAPDRLEQWLEEQELHGWNLYKVCFGGTLFHFSKGRPRRMKYHADYQVVAGEGYFELHQDAGWTRLYSSPFSLQKWTLWSRENPEHAEYPELYSDPLHRLKHARKIAISYTLLFLPMILLYSLNVSAFIDGMLRDEFTASQAWNISIMFLSILLFGSFAGRTWLYYRRLKQQ; encoded by the coding sequence ATGAGAACTGTATTTCGGCCCTTTTGGAGCTACGATCTGCCGGGGACAGAAGCCTGGTTGGCCGATATGGCCGGCAGGGGATGGCGTCTGGAGGAATGGAGCTTACTGCTGCGGCGCTTTACCTTCCGGCAGGCTGAGCCCGCCTTGCTAACTTATCAGCTGGCTTATCATTCATCCAAGCATTCATCCATGTCTCCTTATCTGTCCGCAGAGGGATGGAGCAGGAGGCTACAGCAAGGAAAGTGGAGCCTGTACGAGAATGACCGGTCCCCGTCACAGATTAGCGCCTATCCTTCACGTAAGGATGTCCTGAGGCGTAACCGCATCATCTCCTATCTTTTCATGGGAATCCTGGTGTATTTGCTGCTCATAGCACTTATTCCACTGCTTGTACTAGGGCTCACCTTCAATCAGGACACTCCAGTCCGCATTCAGCCAAGTCCGATGTGGGCTGTTACCTGGACCGCAGCAGCGGGAGCCCTGGCCCTGCTTGTTCTTGCAATCTACTCCATGGTGAAGCTCCGGGCTGCCAGTAAGGTATTTCTATTGGATCATCAGGAGCTGAAGCAGCCCTCCAGACCGCAGAAGCCCGCCGGCACTACGATGGCGCGGATGAAGTTAGGCTGGATGTATGCCCCTGACCGGCTGGAGCAATGGCTGGAGGAGCAGGAGCTGCACGGCTGGAATCTCTATAAAGTATGCTTCGGAGGAACGTTGTTCCATTTCAGCAAGGGCCGTCCGCGCCGTATGAAATATCACGCTGACTATCAGGTCGTTGCGGGTGAAGGGTATTTCGAGCTGCATCAGGATGCCGGCTGGACCAGGCTCTACAGTTCTCCCTTCTCTCTGCAGAAATGGACCCTGTGGAGCCGGGAGAACCCGGAGCATGCCGAATACCCGGAGCTCTATAGCGATCCGTTACACCGCCTGAAGCACGCACGTAAAATCGCCATCAGCTATACCCTGCTGTTCCTGCCCATGATCCTGCTCTACAGCCTGAATGTGTCGGCCTTCATAGATGGCATGCTGCGGGATGAATTCACCGCTTCCCAGGCGTGGAACATTTCAATTATGTTCCTTTCCATTCTGCTCTTCGGCTCGTTCGCGGGCAGAACCTGGCTATATTACCGGCGGCTCAAGCAGCAATAG
- a CDS encoding PadR family transcriptional regulator gives MTETAFYILLSLTKPRHGYGIIKHVDDLSEGRLRLGSGTVYGTLTKMNKDGLITVFADEERKTVYEVSELGKEVMRAEIGRLKELHRNAVTSEEEFQ, from the coding sequence ATGACCGAAACGGCCTTCTATATTCTGTTGTCCTTAACCAAGCCGCGCCATGGATACGGAATCATCAAGCATGTGGATGATCTGTCGGAAGGACGGCTGCGGCTGGGCTCCGGTACGGTGTATGGAACCTTGACCAAGATGAATAAGGATGGGCTAATTACCGTATTTGCCGATGAAGAGAGAAAGACGGTGTACGAGGTGTCTGAGCTGGGGAAGGAAGTCATGCGCGCAGAAATCGGCAGATTAAAGGAACTTCACCGCAACGCCGTCACCAGTGAGGAGGAATTTCAATGA
- a CDS encoding DUF7002 family protein — protein MNPSLIDAMTKSPLRTSFYHFTRAVNLPAMAAFDTIYSSAVLSPAHAAGERRAAAHRVSYAGQAAILNAHLRITPEAMAPGTTAEEFRRCLDRHVFLWPTWRDCLAMAAMYSRREPGEVFAVLKLDARSVLAGHYTRIRLSKYDSGSSPRFPHRMSYRKSCAMLLPLAEFMSSTGQAIPVKPSDIKEVLVEDKLAPLSQYLQTVYCSQPQLVPELWQPMCQPLLLTPM, from the coding sequence ATGAACCCCTCCCTGATTGACGCCATGACCAAAAGCCCGCTCCGCACCTCCTTCTATCATTTCACCCGGGCAGTGAATCTGCCTGCCATGGCTGCCTTTGACACCATCTATTCCTCTGCCGTGCTGAGTCCCGCTCATGCAGCCGGAGAGCGGCGGGCTGCCGCGCACCGGGTAAGCTACGCCGGGCAAGCCGCGATTCTGAATGCCCATCTGCGTATTACGCCTGAGGCGATGGCTCCGGGGACAACGGCGGAGGAATTCCGCCGCTGCCTGGACCGCCATGTGTTCCTGTGGCCGACCTGGCGGGATTGCCTCGCAATGGCTGCAATGTATTCGCGCAGAGAGCCGGGCGAGGTCTTCGCTGTGCTGAAGCTCGATGCCCGCAGCGTCCTGGCGGGTCACTACACCCGCATCAGGCTGTCCAAATACGATTCCGGCAGCTCCCCCAGGTTCCCGCACCGCATGTCATACCGCAAGAGCTGCGCAATGCTGCTTCCCCTAGCCGAATTCATGTCCTCCACCGGACAAGCTATACCCGTCAAGCCGTCCGACATCAAGGAGGTGCTCGTTGAGGACAAGCTGGCCCCGCTCAGCCAGTATCTACAGACGGTCTACTGTTCACAGCCCCAGCTTGTACCTGAGCTCTGGCAGCCAATGTGTCAGCCCCTGCTTCTTACGCCAATGTAA